TGGCACTTTTTTTCACTGCTATTTCCGACCTGAAGCAAAATGCGGAAGAAGATTCCATACAAACGGAAATAGCTCAGCTAGTCTCAAACGCTGAGCAGATCTACATACGCGGAGAAGGAAGTCTTATTTATATTCAGGCAGAGATCCCTGAAAATGCAGAAGTGCATCTGGGAAAGATTCCAGATGAAGATGAAGTCTGGCCTTCAAATTCAAATAACTACTATATACTAATTGATGGACATCAGAAAATGTTCGAATCAAAGGCAGCATTTTCCAATTCCAATATGACCGGACCGTATACTATCGGCCCGGGTCACCACAATTTGAAACTTGAAACCCAAAGAGACAACACGACCGGAATGCTCGTTGTTAAAATATCCGAATAATGAAAAACGAAACACGAAAAACGGAGGATAAGGTAGGATCACTTGTAAGTGACCAATACGGATGGATCGATTTCACACTATCCAAAGCTGCACTAATGATAACAAGTATAGTAATACTTGCAGCATTCTACCAGATAGGAGCTGACCTCAGTGACATCCAGGTTCAAAAGCAACTGGATTCAGAATCCATTGGACTAAAAGCTGCAATCGATGACATTGGCAGTATATCCCCGGATAGCATCAGGCAAAGTTCCACATATGAGTTCAGTAAGGATTTTCCTGCCAATGCATTCATTTCCGGAGAATACATCCGGTTTGAAACGACCTACCGTGACAAGACCATCCATTCAGTGAAACCCCTCACATTCAGGACACTCACACTTAATGAAAATGAAATGAGAAAGTTGCTTTCAAATAATTTCAATGGTCAGACCGGAACTGCTGAAGATCCGATAACCACAGATACAAACACGGCTTTGGAATTAATTTCATCTGTTAGCAGGCAGGAACTAATGTTAAATACAGAGAAAATAGTCCATATCGAAAAAACATCCATTTACCTGAAAAACGATCCCGAGGTCAGACAACTTGAAATTGTCCTTGTTTATCAGTGACGAGCAAGCGATCCTGGAACCCCACAATGACATCCTTGCCACGGCATTAGTAGTAATTGGATTTGTGGTCTTTGCCGCAGTCATGTCAAAAGCATACCTCATCCAAGATGAGCAGAGCCATTCCATAGAGAACTATGAAGAAGCATCCCGCATAGCTGAGAGCATCGCCTCATGGGATGAACTACAGAGCACACGACCAGACATCATATCGGCCCGGATGCTGGATAAAATATCAGAACCGGCTACCGACACTGAAACACACGAACTTTTCTTTGCGCGATTTACCCCCAACAACGAGTTCTCAGTCGACATACATACTGACGACGGGAAGTACCACTGGACAGTCCGTAAGAATAAAGCAGAAGCAATCGGGAATGTAATAGCAGCATCAATACCTGTTACCATTGAGATCAATCCCGCACAGTACACATCAGGAACGATCACCGTCAGGATCTGGAAACGATATATATGAAGGAAGCGAGATCATGCAAAAAACGAACTTCACAGAAGATGAGCGTGCATTCTCAACAACAATGGACGCCCTCTTTTTCCTCGTACTCATATCCGTGGCAACCGCCATACTTCTGCCTTCCATTACAGCAGACAGGCAGTACGACGCAGCAGCATACACCGCAACACAGGACTTTGACACACACCTGTTAAGCTCATTGCTCAACTCAAATGTTGACGAATTTGAATATGAGATAGCTCCGCTTGCAATCGCAGGAATAACAACCCTCGAGAACAGCATTGTGAGCGATCCGATTAATACAATGTTCGCAAGACAGCACAAGCATCGCACATTTGCAGATATGATCGCAGAAGACATGTTACTTACACTTGCCATCGAAGAAGAGGGAAGTTCAAAGTACATCAACCCCATTGCACAGGATCACAAAACGCAGACATCCACAGCAATTGCCTCATACCTTGAAAAAAGAACAGCTGGAAGATATGAGTACCATCTCGAAGCAAATTGGGAACCTGTTGAAGATTACACACTTAAAAGCTATGTTTCAGTGGGAATGAAGCCACCATACGATGCAGTACGCCAGAGTTCACGCATAACATTGCCCCTAAACCAAAGAACTTCCAGAGATGAGCTAATATTAACAATTGATGATAGCTTGCTCGAAGATCTACACAATTCATCAAACATAACAAAATACACCACATACAGCGCTGCATTCAACGATACCATAGAAGAAGCATCCTTAGCCACTGCGAAAACCATTACGGGAATCATCTTCCCGGCAGATTACCTGAGAAGCCTGCTCAGACAGGACCCATCCCAAAACTCAAAAAACGCATTCATTGGTGCACCGCAGGAAGATCCCACTGACAGCGAAATGATGGTCGCAATGCATATACTGAATTACAGTACAGCCCCCTACACCATTTACGGAGAAAATTCCACATCCGGAGAACTGACCAATGGTATGGTAGCGATCATTGAGCAGGATATCATCGAACACAATCAGCAGAAGATTGCAGACCACCTGCACAGCGAACTTGATCCCGACATAAACGAAACGATCTCAAAGATGGTGATTTCCACAGAAATCAATACAACAAAGGAATTAAGAGATTCACAGGTGAATGAAATCTACGGGAAAGTAAACAATTATTATGTTGATGTCACGCTTTCCATATGGTAAGATGAACATAAGCTTTATATTAAATGGAACGTGTATGTAGGTCACTTCGCCAAAGTAACGATTCAAGTTAATGTCTCCAATGTTCCTTTAACTTGAGCACAAACTCAAACATAAATATTTCATATAAATATTCAAATCATAATCATCAGGAGGAATGCTATGGCAAAAATGCATACTCGTAGGAAAGGTAAATCCGGATCAACAAAACCAATCAGGACAGAAGCACCTGCATGGTCTACAGCAACCACAGAAGAGATCACAAACGTAATCCTCGACATGTGGAAGCTTGGAAAC
This genomic stretch from Methanococcoides sp. LMO-2 harbors:
- a CDS encoding DUF7284 family protein: MQKTNFTEDERAFSTTMDALFFLVLISVATAILLPSITADRQYDAAAYTATQDFDTHLLSSLLNSNVDEFEYEIAPLAIAGITTLENSIVSDPINTMFARQHKHRTFADMIAEDMLLTLAIEEEGSSKYINPIAQDHKTQTSTAIASYLEKRTAGRYEYHLEANWEPVEDYTLKSYVSVGMKPPYDAVRQSSRITLPLNQRTSRDELILTIDDSLLEDLHNSSNITKYTTYSAAFNDTIEEASLATAKTITGIIFPADYLRSLLRQDPSQNSKNAFIGAPQEDPTDSEMMVAMHILNYSTAPYTIYGENSTSGELTNGMVAIIEQDIIEHNQQKIADHLHSELDPDINETISKMVISTEINTTKELRDSQVNEIYGKVNNYYVDVTLSIW